GGCAGCCCCGGATTCTCCACCTGCAAGCGGCGCAAAACCTCCAGTCCGTTCAGCCTCGGCATCTCAAGATCCAGCACCAGCACATCCGGCGACAGCCGCTTCACCGACTCCAGGCAATCCACCCCGTCCAACGCAACACCGCATAACTCCATGCGCGGCAGTTCGCTCGACCGATCCTCCGCGTGCCTCTGAAACAGCTTCCACATCACGCCGCGCATCACCGCCGAGTCGTCCGCTGCAAGAATGCGGAGCGGCCGTTCCTCCATGGGTCCCATATCTATTTTCCTCAGGCTTTCTCTTCCACCCACAACCCTCAAGCTGCGATCACACCAAGCAGAAGCATCTTCTCGCGAAGGCTCTCAGGGGTAAACGGCTTCATCAGAAACTCATCCGCGCCATTGTCCAGCGCCGTCGTAATGAACGAGTGATCGGCTTCGGTCGTCACCATCATCACCTTCATCTCAGGCCCAAGCTTCGCCTCGCGCAGCTTCTTCACGCACTCCAGCCCGTTCATCACCGGCATGTTCACATCCAGCAGCATCAGATCGAACGACTCCTCCGCCCGAAGCACAGCCAGCGCGTCGCTCCCATCCTTCGCCTCTTCACACACCACATCCATCCGGCCCAGCAGGTGCCGCAGATACTCGCGGATAAAGCTCGAATCATCAACGATCAGGACTCGCATCTATACCTCCATTCGAACTGCTTTTAAACAATCCCACCTCCGACAAGCGCGACGGCGACAGCTTCCGTGGATCCAGCTGCACCATCAAACCCGCGTCCATCTTGTAGGCTCCATCGAACAACCACTTACCCCTCGCCTCCAGCGTGCAGGGGTTGTCCTCCAGCATCCGCCGGCTCACCGTCACCACGCCGCCCACCGCGTCCACCACCAGCCCAAAACGCTCCGCGGCCTCATCCTCCGCCATCACCAGCACGCAGCATCTGCCGGAGTGCGCCTCCATCCCCAACAGCGCCCGAAGATTTACTGTCGTGAGCACCTCGCCGCGATAAGGGACAACGCCCGCGATGAAGGGCGGCGACATCGGCACCCTCTGCAGATCCCGCTCCCCAAGCACCTCGCGTATCTTCCTAGTGTCGATGCCGAACATCTCACTACCCGCATACAGCGAACAAAGCGAGACCGCATCACTCTCATCCTGAATCTCGTCGACCTTCTCCCGACCGGCTATTCTCACGCAACCTCCTGCCAGGCAGCCTTCGCCTTCACGCCAAACTCACGATGAACCTGCGTCAGCTTCTCCTTCACCAGAGCAAGCTCCATCCCCTGCGTCGCCTCACCCTGATCAATCAAGGTTCCCGTCGAAACATCCAGAACCTGCCGCACGACCATGCCGCCCCGCTGCGCTCCTGCCACGCCGGCATCGCCGCAGATCAGTATCGTCACCATCGTCTCTTCGCCCGCCTGCCGCGCAGACTCCAGCTCCATCAGCACACTTCCTTCATCCCGTAGCGGCAGCAGTTCGCCGCGATACTGCAGCAACGGCCGTCCGCCCGCGTACTCAATCTGTCCCAGCGGCACACTCTCAATCCGCTCCACCACATCCAGCGGCAGCGCCGTTCGCTCTCTCACCCGATCCTCAAAGATCAGGAACGAGATCCCCGCACCCTCCAGCACCGCAGCCTCTCCAGCACCAATCCCAGAGACCTCCTCTTCGATTGGCTTCACCCCAGCACGTGCCGCGGTCGCACCGATATCCAGAATCAAAGCCAGCGTCCCATTGCCCAGCACCGTCGCGCCCGAGAACAAACCAATCTCCCGCAGCACCGGCGACAGCGGCTTCACCACAATCTCCTCAGGAGACATCAGGTCATCGACCACCAGGCCATACCTGCAACCCTCCGCCTCCAGCACCGCCAGGTAGTGTCCCTTCGACTGGTCCGGATTATCCGCCTCCAATCCCAGCAACCGATCCAGCCACACCATCGGCAACAGGCGCTCTCGCAAACGGTACAGCTCCGACGAACCAATCCTCTGCACCACCTGCGCAAACTCCCGCTCCGGAATATCCACCAGCTCCACCAGCGTGCTCTGGGGCAGCGCGAACGCCTGGCCCCCGCTCTTCACCACCAGCGAAGGAACAATCGCCAGCGTCAGCGGCACCCGCAGCCGCAGCGTAGTCCCCACACCTCTGCGCGACTCGACCTCAACGCTCCCGCCAACCTTCTCCACATTGGCCCGCACCACATCCATACCGACGCCGCGCCCGGAGACCGTAGTCACCGCAGCAGCAGTAGAAAATCCCGGCAAGAAAATAAGCTGCAACGCCTCCCGTTCCGACATCCCCGCAGCATCTTCCGCCGTTACCAGATTGCGTTCGATCGCCTTCTCGAGCACTCGCTCGATCGGGATCCCGGCGCCATCGTCTTCAATCTCGATCACCACCGAGCCGCTTTGATGAAACGCCTTCAACCGCAGACAGCCCTCAGCCGACTTCCCTGCCAGCACACGGTCCGCAGGCGACTCGATCCCATGATCGACCGCGTTCCTCACCGCATGGGTCAGCGGATCCTTGATCGCCTCGAGCAGGCTCTTATCCAGCCCCGTCTCCTGCCCGCTGAACTCAACCCGCACCTCGCGACCGCAGGTCCGTGCAAGATCCCGCACCATCCGCGGAAACTTCCCAAACAGATTCCCAACCGGCTGCATCCGAGCCTGCATCACCGTCTCGCGCAGATCCGCCGTAACGCTATCCAGCCGCCGCGCCAGCTCAGGAAAGTTCGCCGCCTCCATCCCGCTCTGCAGCATCTGGTTGCGGGTCAACACCAGCTCGCCCACCAGGTTCATCATGCGGTTCAGCACATCCACATCGATCCGCAGCGTCTTATCCGCGCTCGCCTTCTCCGTCACCACCGTCGGCTGCAACACCGGCGACGCACCACCATTCGAAGCGGCCGGCGCAGCACCCTCACTCTTCGTCGTCTCCACCAGAGCAATCTGCGGAGCCTCGATCTCCGGCAGCTCCGCAGGCACCTGCCCATTCAGACTCGCCAGTTCGGCGATCAGCTCGCCATCTTCATCACCCGCTCGAGTCCCTTCACTCCCGGTCTCCTCGATCAACATCAGAATCGAGCGCAGACCATCCATCAGGCGAAGCAACCCGCTGATCAGATCCGAGGTCACCGCAAGCCTTCCGTCCCGCAGCGACCCCAGTAGATGCTCTCCCGCATGCGCCAGCTTCTCCAGCCGGTCGAATCCCAGAAAACCCGTCGTCCCTTTGATCGTATGGACGGCGCGGAAGATCTCCCCCAGCAATCCGGTATCGTCAGGCCGCATCTCCAGCTCGGTCAGGCACCGCTCCATCCGGTCCAGACCCTCCTGGCTCTCCGCAATAAATTCTTTGGTTAGCTCGTCCACACACCTTATATCGGGCGCGGAGCGGTAACCATGAGGCGCCTGCCACTTGCTATCGGCCCCCGCACCCGATAGCCTCACTCACATCATGTCCTCCGAACTCTCCGCCGAACAGCCCAGTGCCGCGCTCACTCCCGCACAAATCGCCAGCCTGCAGCAGCAAGCCGTCACCGTCGCGCACCACGCCTACGCCCCCTACAGCAACTTCCGCGTCGGCGCCGCCCTCCTCCTCACCGACGGTACCATCGTAACCGGCTGCAACGTCGAAAACGCCTCCTACCGCCTCACCACCTGCGCCGAGCAGACCGCCATCACCTCCGCCGTCGCCCTCCGCGGCCCCGGCATCCGCATCCGCGCCATCGCCGTCGCCAACCTCAACCAGACCGCCAGCCAGCCCTGCGGAGCCTGCCGCCAGACCATCCACGAGTTCAGCACCCCCGACACCATCGTCTACTTCCCCGCCGAAGGCGGCTCCATCGCCCAGGCCACCATGGCGGAGCTCCTACCCGCCGCCTTCCTCCTCAACGAGTAATCATTCAAGTCGATTGATCAATTCTCTAGTTAAGGAAGACTGCTTTGATAATCCGTGACACAAATGGCAAAGCACTGCGTGATACGGCGTTTGACACTAGCCTTGATCTTTGTGACCTGCGCAACGCAGACTTCCGCGGCCAATCCGTGGAGGTTCTTGATCTGTCCGACGCAGATTTAAGAGGAGCTGACTTCACTGACGCCGACCTTTACGGTACTTATCTTTTCAGGGCCAATTGTGAAGGAAGTATCTTTCGGAATTGCCGACTAAGCGGAGTGGTCCTCGATGGTGCCAATCTACGCAGGGCGGACTTCACGGGAGCATATATTTCCTATGACAACATCCTCCATGCATCGTCTCTCCTCGAAGCAGATTTGACTGACGCTCTTCTCGACGGAGCAGATCTGAAGGGATCGCGATACAGCAGCCGGACCATCTTCCCTCACGGATTCGATCCCAAGGCAAATGGCATGATTCAAGTTAGCGAGGAACAAGGATTGGTTGTACCCACAAGTAGCAAGCCAGATCGAGAAAAATAGATGACCCAGACCATCCATCCCATCGACGTCCTCCTCCACAAGCGCGACGGCCGCGTCCTCACCGACGCAGAGATCCAGGCCTTCATCCACGCCCTCGTTCACCGCACTCCGGACAAACAGCTCGTCACCGACGCCCAGATCGCCGCCTTCCTCATGGCCGTCTTCCATCACGGCCTCACCCCGCAAGAGCTCGCCACCCTCACCGCCGCCATGCGCTACTCCGGCGAGACCTTCGACGCCGCGCCCCTCCACAGCTTCACCGTCGACAAGCACTCCACCGGCGGCGTCGGCGACAAGACCTCCCTCCTCATCGCCCCCATCCTCGCCGCCGCAGGCCTCGCCTCGCCAAACCCCGACGGCATCCCCAGCATCTGCGTCCCCATGATCTCTGGCCGCAGCCTCGGCCACACCGGCGGAACCCTCGACAAGCTCGAAACCATCCCCGGCTTCAACACCCAGCTCACCCTCGACCACCTCCTCCTCACGCTCGAAAAGTGCGGCGCAGCCCTCGTCGGACAAACCCCGCATCTCGTCCCCGCCGACCGCATCCTCTACGCCCTCCGCGACCACACCGGCACCGTCGAATCTCCGTACCTCATCTGCGCCAGCATCATGAGCAAAAAACTAGCCGAAGACCTCAACGCCCTGGTCCTCGACGTCAAAACCGGCAGCGGCGCCTTCATGCCCACCTACGACCAGTCAAAGCTCCTCGCCGAACTCATGGTCCAGACCGGCGAAGCCTCCGGCACCCGCACCGTCGCCCTCCTCACCAACCACGACGAGCCCCTCGGCCGCTTCTCCGGCAACTGGATCGAAGTCTGGGAGTGCGTCGACATCCTCCGCGCCACCCGCATCGAGGATCGCCACCCCCTCTCCGCCGACCTCATCCAGCTCTCCAACCTCCTAGCCGGCTGGATGCTTCATCTCGCCGGCAAAGCCGCCACCCCCGAAGAAGGAGCGCGTCTCTCCGACGAGATTCTCCTCAGCGGCGCAGCCTTCAAAGCATGGATCAGAGTCGTAGCCACCCAGTGCGGCGACGTCTCCCTCTTCCACGACCCCGCCGCCCACCACCGATACACCGCCTCGCGCACCCTCACCGCTACACACACCGGATACCTCGCCTCCATGGACTGCAAACAAGTCGGCTGGGCCGTCCAGCGTCTCGGTGCAGGCCGCGCCAAACCCGGCGATCCCGTCAGCGCCCACGCCGGCATCGAGATGCACGCCAAGCTAGGCGACTCGATCAAAGCCGGGCAACCCCTCGTCACCCTCTTCAGCGAAGACCTCTCGCTCCTCGACGAACCCGAGACCATGCTCCTCGACACCCTCCACATCGCCTCCGGCCCGCCCCAACTCCAGCCTCTCCTCCGCGAAGTCATCACCAAGAACACCTGATTCCCAGACCAAAAAGTGGACCCGGAGATCTTCATCGCCGGGTCCTGCTCACACAAAGTACAAACTATTTGAGAGCAATCAGAACATCGCTATTGACGCGTACGGATGCTTCCTGTGCCTGAGCCCTGGCC
The Edaphobacter lichenicola genome window above contains:
- a CDS encoding response regulator — protein: MRVLIVDDSSFIREYLRHLLGRMDVVCEEAKDGSDALAVLRAEESFDLMLLDVNMPVMNGLECVKKLREAKLGPEMKVMMVTTEADHSFITTALDNGADEFLMKPFTPESLREKMLLLGVIAA
- a CDS encoding chemotaxis protein CheW; amino-acid sequence: MRIAGREKVDEIQDESDAVSLCSLYAGSEMFGIDTRKIREVLGERDLQRVPMSPPFIAGVVPYRGEVLTTVNLRALLGMEAHSGRCCVLVMAEDEAAERFGLVVDAVGGVVTVSRRMLEDNPCTLEARGKWLFDGAYKMDAGLMVQLDPRKLSPSRLSEVGLFKSSSNGGIDASPDR
- a CDS encoding chemotaxis protein CheA, with amino-acid sequence MDELTKEFIAESQEGLDRMERCLTELEMRPDDTGLLGEIFRAVHTIKGTTGFLGFDRLEKLAHAGEHLLGSLRDGRLAVTSDLISGLLRLMDGLRSILMLIEETGSEGTRAGDEDGELIAELASLNGQVPAELPEIEAPQIALVETTKSEGAAPAASNGGASPVLQPTVVTEKASADKTLRIDVDVLNRMMNLVGELVLTRNQMLQSGMEAANFPELARRLDSVTADLRETVMQARMQPVGNLFGKFPRMVRDLARTCGREVRVEFSGQETGLDKSLLEAIKDPLTHAVRNAVDHGIESPADRVLAGKSAEGCLRLKAFHQSGSVVIEIEDDGAGIPIERVLEKAIERNLVTAEDAAGMSEREALQLIFLPGFSTAAAVTTVSGRGVGMDVVRANVEKVGGSVEVESRRGVGTTLRLRVPLTLAIVPSLVVKSGGQAFALPQSTLVELVDIPEREFAQVVQRIGSSELYRLRERLLPMVWLDRLLGLEADNPDQSKGHYLAVLEAEGCRYGLVVDDLMSPEEIVVKPLSPVLREIGLFSGATVLGNGTLALILDIGATAARAGVKPIEEEVSGIGAGEAAVLEGAGISFLIFEDRVRERTALPLDVVERIESVPLGQIEYAGGRPLLQYRGELLPLRDEGSVLMELESARQAGEETMVTILICGDAGVAGAQRGGMVVRQVLDVSTGTLIDQGEATQGMELALVKEKLTQVHREFGVKAKAAWQEVA
- the cdd gene encoding cytidine deaminase, whose translation is MLSAPAPDSLTHIMSSELSAEQPSAALTPAQIASLQQQAVTVAHHAYAPYSNFRVGAALLLTDGTIVTGCNVENASYRLTTCAEQTAITSAVALRGPGIRIRAIAVANLNQTASQPCGACRQTIHEFSTPDTIVYFPAEGGSIAQATMAELLPAAFLLNE
- a CDS encoding pentapeptide repeat-containing protein, whose amino-acid sequence is MIIRDTNGKALRDTAFDTSLDLCDLRNADFRGQSVEVLDLSDADLRGADFTDADLYGTYLFRANCEGSIFRNCRLSGVVLDGANLRRADFTGAYISYDNILHASSLLEADLTDALLDGADLKGSRYSSRTIFPHGFDPKANGMIQVSEEQGLVVPTSSKPDREK
- a CDS encoding thymidine phosphorylase, with amino-acid sequence MTQTIHPIDVLLHKRDGRVLTDAEIQAFIHALVHRTPDKQLVTDAQIAAFLMAVFHHGLTPQELATLTAAMRYSGETFDAAPLHSFTVDKHSTGGVGDKTSLLIAPILAAAGLASPNPDGIPSICVPMISGRSLGHTGGTLDKLETIPGFNTQLTLDHLLLTLEKCGAALVGQTPHLVPADRILYALRDHTGTVESPYLICASIMSKKLAEDLNALVLDVKTGSGAFMPTYDQSKLLAELMVQTGEASGTRTVALLTNHDEPLGRFSGNWIEVWECVDILRATRIEDRHPLSADLIQLSNLLAGWMLHLAGKAATPEEGARLSDEILLSGAAFKAWIRVVATQCGDVSLFHDPAAHHRYTASRTLTATHTGYLASMDCKQVGWAVQRLGAGRAKPGDPVSAHAGIEMHAKLGDSIKAGQPLVTLFSEDLSLLDEPETMLLDTLHIASGPPQLQPLLREVITKNT